In one Plasmodium reichenowi strain SY57 chromosome 7, whole genome shotgun sequence genomic region, the following are encoded:
- a CDS encoding putative membrane protein (conserved Plasmodium membrane protein, unknown function~part of same gene as PRSY57_0702100A~gap found within coding sequence) — KKKKKKKNYDKNKMVLEYDDDQKTNLTNMFKSYNMRGKKDTMPSIELFHIHVHHKLIEQTYRESPNYSNYNLYKRIIRCVLHMLHEKCYKNSKYFYYVFINKLITIYHFLNEHHMSSKVYLYIYEIYNIIKRDKVESLLNQIL, encoded by the coding sequence aaaaaaaaaaaaaaaaaaaaaaattatgataagAATAAGATGGTATTAGAATATGATGATGATCAGAAAACAAACTTAACAAATATGTTTAAAAGTTATAATATGAGAGGGAAGAAAGATACAATGCCATCTATTGAACTATTTCATATACATGTTCATCATAAGTTAATAGAGCAAACATATAGAGAGTCTCCCAATTAttcaaattataatttatataagaGAATTATTAGGTGTGTGTTACATATGTTACATGAAAAATGTTATAAGAATagtaaatatttttattacgtctttataaataaattaataacgatatatcattttttaaatgagCATCATATGTCATCTAAGgtgtatttatatatatatgaaatatataatattataaaaagggATAAAGTAGAATCATTACTAAACCAGATTCTTTAA